The region GGTCACGGGGACTTCGGGCTCGGCGGCGTGCTTGCCCTCGCCCCTGGTCTCGCCGCGCTCGACGGCGACGGTCACCGACGTCACGAGCGCCGCGATCGCGCCGACGGCCACGAGGACCGGGGCGAACACCGCGGCCGCGGCCGTCACGGCCAGGCCCGCGTTCAGCGGGACCTCGAGCAGCGTGCGGTTCTCGTTCTTGATGATGATGCGGCGGACGTTGCCCTCGCCGATGAGCTGCTTGACCTTCGCCAGCAGGTTCTCGCCCGAGACCTTGAACTCCTCGGTCCAGGTGCGGCCGTCGGCCTTGGTCTTCTCGCTGCCGGCCGTGCTGCCGGTCTCGGTGCCGGCGGGCTGCTCGGAGGTGGGCTCGCTGGTTCCGTACTCGTTCGTCATGTCGTCTCTCCCTCTCCTCGGCACGACCCCCGCGCCGATCTGGGTTCCATCCTGCGCTCCCGTACCGCGGCGTGGGTATCCGGATCTCCCCCGAGACGACCCTGATCTTGGGCCCGCCGCACGACGTCCGCGCGATGCCCGCACGACGCCCGCTCCTCACCCGCACGGCCGAGCCGGGTGCGCCGGGCCGAGCCGGCCGAGCCGGCCGAGCCGGGTGCGCCGGGTGCGCCTCCCCGGGTCGACTCAGCCCTCGTCGTCGTGACGCGCCCGGCTCGGCTGCACCCGCTTGGGCTCGCCCGGCATCTTGGGGTACTCCGGCGGGTAGGGCGCCTCACCGAGGCCGTGGTCGCGCTCGTCGCGCGCGGCCCACTCCAGCAGCGTCTCCAGTCCGCCGACGCTGCCGTCGGCCAGCCCCTGCGGCGAGGTGTTGGCGCCCGCGAACAGGTCGCCCACCTCGGTGAACCGCGCCGGCATGGTGCGCACGGTGAAGTCGTCCGGCGTCACGTCGGGGATCTCCTCCCACCGCAGCGGCGCCGACACGGTGGCCCGGACGTTGGCGCGCACCGAGTAGGCCGAGGCGATCGTGCGGTCCCGCGCCATCTGGTTGTAGTCGATGAACACTCGTCTGCCGCGCTCCTCCTTCCACCACTTCGTGGTGACGGCGCCGGGCGCGCGCCGCTCGATCTCGCGGGCGAGTGCGATGGTGGCGCGGCGCGCGGGGCTGAACTCCCACTCGGGCCGGATGGGCGCGAACAGGTGCAGGCCGCGGCCGCCGGAGGTCTTGGGGTACAGCGTCAGGCCGGCCTCGGCGGCGACCTCGCGCACGAGCGGGGCGATCGCCGCGGCGTCGTGGTAGTCCGTCCCGGGCTGGGGGTCGAGGTCGATCCGCAGCTGGTCGGGGCGGTCGACGTCGTCGCGCCGCACCGGCCACGGGTGGAACGTCAGGGTGTTCTGCTGCACCGCCCAGACCACGACGGCGAGCTCGGTCGGGCACACCTCGTCCGCGTACCGCCCGCTCGGGAACCCGATGCGCACGCTCTCGACCCAGTCGGGCGCACCCTTCGGCACCCGCTTGGAGTAGAAGCCGTCGCCCTGCGCGCCGGTGCGCTGCGTCAGCACCATGCCCTCGCGGTAGCCGCTCGGCCAGCGCTCCAGCGCGGTGGGCCGGTCGGCGAGCGCGGCGAGGATCCCGTCACCCACCGCGATCACGTACTCGGCGACGTCCCGCTTCGTGATGCCCGAGGCGAAGAGCACCTTGTCGGGCGAGCTCAGGCGCACCTGACGACCGCGGACATCGAGCTGGACTGCCTCCGAGGCTGGCATGCCGTCACCCTAGTGCGGCGGTGCGACATCGCAGCGGACCGGTACCGGGGGCGGTGCCCGCCGTGCCTACGCCTCGAGGTCGGCCGACACCGTCACGGTGAGCTCGACGTCCTGCGGCTGCAGCTCGAGCCCGCCCCCGCCGTCGTGAGCGACGGCGCGCATCGCCATCATCGGTACCGGGCCGCCGCCGGGTCCGCCCGGCCGCAGGCCGTCCTCGTAGACGGCGGTCAGACGCGGCGTCGTGAGGCCGAGCGCACCCGCGTAGGTCGCGGCGCGCGCGACGGCGTCGCGCACCGCCCGCACGCGCAGGTTCTCGACGGCGGCGGTGCGCGTGACCTCGGTCAGGTCCCAGGAGACGTGGTCGACGGCGACGTCCTCCTGCGCGCCGACCTCCAGCAGCCAGGATCCCAGGACGGCGACGTCGACGACGTGGACGCGCACGTTCGCGGTCGCTCGGAAGAGGCGCTGCCGGTGGCGGTCGCCGTCGCCCTCCACCCACTCGTGCACGGTGCCGGTGGTGACGTCCTGCGCCTCCCAGCCCGTCGCGGCGCCCGAGGCGACGTGGGTGCGGGCCTGGTCGAGCAGCTCGGCGTGGCGGTGGGCGGCCCGGGCGACGACGTCGGCACGGTCCGCCCCGGTCGCCTCGACCCTCAGGTGCGCGGTGGCGCGCTCGGCGGCGAGGCTGGTCGACGCCTCGCCGGTGACGGCTATCAGGACCACGGTGACCTCCGGTCGACGGCGGGGTGGAGGGCTCCAGCATCGCACCGCGCCCCACCTTCTTAACCGCGATCAAGTTCGTACGGGGTGGCCTGAACCCGGATCAAGAGGCGGTTTGGTGGGTGTCAGAGGCGCTCCTTAAGTTCGTGATGATATTCGGCGGCCCCGCAGGGGAGGCCGTCCGGATGTCGGGCGGTAACCGGCGGCCGGGTCCCTCACCTCCAGGGGCCCGGCCGTCTCGCTGCGCCCGGGGCGCGACCGGTCCACACCGCGACCGGTCCGCACGACGACGGCGCCGCACCCCGGGAGGAGCGGCGCCGTCGTGGTGCTGCTGCGCGGGACGCGCGTGTGTCAGAAGTTGATCATGTGGCCCGAGATGCCGTGCAGGGCCTCCTTGACAGCCTCGCCCAGCGTCGGGTGGGCGAAGATGACGCGCGACATCTCGTCGGCGGTGAGGTCCCAGGTCTGCGCGGTGTTGAGCGCCGGGAGGAGCTCGGTGACGTCCGGGCCGATCATGTGGGCGCCGAGGATCTCGTTGCGCTCGGCGTCGGCGACGATCTTGACGAAGCCGACGGCGTCGCCCAGACCCTGCGCCTTGCCGTTCGCGCTGAACGGGAATGTCGAGGTCTTGACGTCGTGGCCGGCGTCCTTCGCCTGCTGCTCGGACAGGCCCATCGAGCCGATCTGCGGGTGGCAGTAGGTGGCGCGCGGGATGAAGGCGTAGTCGATGGACATGGTCTCGGCGCCCGCGAGGGTCTCGGCCGCGACGATGCCCTGGGCCTCGGCGACGTGCGCGAGCATCATCTTCGCCGTCACGTCACCGATCGCGTAGATGTTCGGGACGTTGGTGCGCATGTAGTCGTCGATCGCGATGGCGCCGCGGTCGGTGAGCTGCACGCCCGCCGCCTCGAGACCGAAGCCCTCCGTGCGCGGGGCGAAGCCGATGGCCGAGAGCAGGCGGTCGGCCTCCAGGACGCGCTCCTCGCCGTTGCTGGAGACGGTGACCTTGACGCCGCTGCCGGTGTCCTCGACGCGCTCGACCTTGGTGCTGGTGAGCACGTTCACGCCGAGCTTCTTGTAGTGCTTGAGGAGCTCCTTGGAGACGTCGACGTCCTCCGTGGGGACCATGCGGTCGAGGAACTCCACGATCGTGACGTCGACGCCGAAGTTCTTCATGACGTAGGCGAACTCGACGCCGATCGCGCCGGAGCCGGCGATGATGAGCGAACCGGGGAGCTCGGCGTCGAGGATCTGCTCCTCGTAGGTGACGACGTTCTTGCTCACCTCGACGCCCGGGAGCATCCGGGTGACGGAGCCGGTGGCGATGATGAGGTCGTCGAAGGTGACCTTCTCGGTCTCCCCGCCCTCGCGGGCGACGTCCATCGAGGTCGTGCCGGTGAGGGTGCCCCAGCCGTCGATCTCGGTGATCTTGTTCTTCTTCATGAGGAAGTGGACGCCCTTGACGATGCCGGCCGAGACCTGGCGGCTGCGGGCGTGCGTCGGGCCGTAGGACATCGTGGCGTCGCCCTCGATGCCGTACTTCTTCTTGTCGTGCGTGAGGGTGTGCGCGAGCTCCGCGTTCTTCAGGAGCGCCTTGGACGGGATGCACCCGACGTTGAGGCAGACACCGCCCCAGTACTTCTTCTCGACCACGGCGACGGACTTGCCGAGCTGGGCGGCGCGGATGGCGGCGACGTAGCCACCGGGGCCCGCACCGAGGACGACGACATCAAAGTGGGAAGCCATGCCGCCAGCCTAGTTCGGCGGGGCCGTCGGGCGGGTCGGCGGGTGGCCGCACTCACATGCGCCTGCACATAGCGTGCAGT is a window of Litorihabitans aurantiacus DNA encoding:
- a CDS encoding SIMPL domain-containing protein (The SIMPL domain is named for its presence in mouse protein SIMPL (signalling molecule that associates with mouse pelle-like kinase). Bacterial member BP26, from Brucella, was shown to assemble into a channel-like structure, while YggE from E. coli has been associated with resistance to oxidative stress.); translation: MVLIAVTGEASTSLAAERATAHLRVEATGADRADVVARAAHRHAELLDQARTHVASGAATGWEAQDVTTGTVHEWVEGDGDRHRQRLFRATANVRVHVVDVAVLGSWLLEVGAQEDVAVDHVSWDLTEVTRTAAVENLRVRAVRDAVARAATYAGALGLTTPRLTAVYEDGLRPGGPGGGPVPMMAMRAVAHDGGGGLELQPQDVELTVTVSADLEA
- a CDS encoding DUF4342 domain-containing protein, translating into MTNEYGTSEPTSEQPAGTETGSTAGSEKTKADGRTWTEEFKVSGENLLAKVKQLIGEGNVRRIIIKNENRTLLEVPLNAGLAVTAAAAVFAPVLVAVGAIAALVTSVTVAVERGETRGEGKHAAEPEVPVTPVDPVNPEASDSNHGTSTIGYSI
- the lpdA gene encoding dihydrolipoyl dehydrogenase — translated: MASHFDVVVLGAGPGGYVAAIRAAQLGKSVAVVEKKYWGGVCLNVGCIPSKALLKNAELAHTLTHDKKKYGIEGDATMSYGPTHARSRQVSAGIVKGVHFLMKKNKITEIDGWGTLTGTTSMDVAREGGETEKVTFDDLIIATGSVTRMLPGVEVSKNVVTYEEQILDAELPGSLIIAGSGAIGVEFAYVMKNFGVDVTIVEFLDRMVPTEDVDVSKELLKHYKKLGVNVLTSTKVERVEDTGSGVKVTVSSNGEERVLEADRLLSAIGFAPRTEGFGLEAAGVQLTDRGAIAIDDYMRTNVPNIYAIGDVTAKMMLAHVAEAQGIVAAETLAGAETMSIDYAFIPRATYCHPQIGSMGLSEQQAKDAGHDVKTSTFPFSANGKAQGLGDAVGFVKIVADAERNEILGAHMIGPDVTELLPALNTAQTWDLTADEMSRVIFAHPTLGEAVKEALHGISGHMINF
- a CDS encoding DNA polymerase domain-containing protein, coding for MPASEAVQLDVRGRQVRLSSPDKVLFASGITKRDVAEYVIAVGDGILAALADRPTALERWPSGYREGMVLTQRTGAQGDGFYSKRVPKGAPDWVESVRIGFPSGRYADEVCPTELAVVVWAVQQNTLTFHPWPVRRDDVDRPDQLRIDLDPQPGTDYHDAAAIAPLVREVAAEAGLTLYPKTSGGRGLHLFAPIRPEWEFSPARRATIALAREIERRAPGAVTTKWWKEERGRRVFIDYNQMARDRTIASAYSVRANVRATVSAPLRWEEIPDVTPDDFTVRTMPARFTEVGDLFAGANTSPQGLADGSVGGLETLLEWAARDERDHGLGEAPYPPEYPKMPGEPKRVQPSRARHDDEG